The Festucalex cinctus isolate MCC-2025b chromosome 12, RoL_Fcin_1.0, whole genome shotgun sequence genome segment TTAATAGAAAATTCTATGAAACTAATCTTGTCTCCAAATGCTCACAAGTTTCACACAGAAtgtgaaatattttaataaatgaacCCACAGATgaattaatttttcatttttgcttaCCATATTTGTCATAGATGGGACAAAAAGAATGAATCCTTTTCAAACCATTGATTGGAAAATGGAACACACGGATGTTTACAATGGGTGGGAAAAGAATTTCTTAAATCCCGCCATCTTGTTTTTGCGTCAGCCGTCGCCCATCTTGTCCAGGGCATTAAGCGGCGCGAGGATGTTGCTCTTGTTGGTCTCCACGATGCGCCCGTTCTGGATCATCTCGTCCAGGATGATGTGAACACGGTCCAGGTTGAACATGATCTGCCACGACGCACAATCAAggtacaaacaatttttttttttttttttttccgcccccTGCCGAGTTTGAATTGACAAGGATACATCCAGTTCACTCTGTTTTAGGGGACACAAAAACAGGTTGTGGGAAACAAGAGCGCCACCCTCAGGTATGATGATGTCATTCCCCCCCAACTCACCACGCGGTTGAAGTATTTGTCAAGAACCTCCACAAAGTTCTGGACCAGCTCGTAGATGGACAGCTCATTCTGGCAGAGatggggaaaaataaacaacaaaaatcatcaGTCCTCGTGCTAACCTAGGCTAATATGTATGAGTCACGTGACCTCACCTCGTCCTCGGTGACGCCCACGACGATGTAGAGGGCGGCATACTGACGGAAAACCACTTTCAGGTCTTTATACTCCACGAAGGAACACTGAGAAAAAATGATGGCCGTACGTGTTAAAACGTTCACAAACAGTGAGCTGAATAAAGAACAACTTTGCTCATTCTACAGTCACTACATATAGAATTGTTctaatacaaaaattaaaataaatatacgcACCCATCTGCAGTAAACCCTGCATCGTGGGTTGCTATTTTGtagaatattttgtttttacagatcaaatttaatttaatactgtaattttattctgccttatttgattgttttagtGTAATTCCGCTGTTGACCACTAGATAGCGGCAAACCATTTTGTTTGGCAATAAATTTAGAAGaagagtgaaaacaggaagtatttctgTTTAGTTTTTGCTGAAAATTAACAGGGTCAGGCGGTGCCAGATGGTCGCTGAACGAACGCGTCCCGCTACAGGATAATATTCAAGATGTCATTTAACGAACAAAATGTagggactgaaattgtaaaaacgtaaataaacctcagaatataaacgcaaaatatattgttgaataataaaatagattgtctaaatgataaatacacaaaataattgtctcagatgtgacaaatattgtcagtctAGATTGTTAATatgttcctattatcattaggactgtttgttcgttttttgtttttgttttttttgttattgtgattgatttgtgaacggctaaaaaaaacaaaaaacaaaccgaagctaactttgttagcgctgctgtacttACGTCACCGGCAAGCACGAAGGCGCGtcaatctattattattatttatttatttatttttttgggggggggggtgtcactttcaaatcatgcttttatatttttaggttcatacaattttagtccatacattttgtcattttgaacaattgtaaacggataatttccggacaatcctgtaccgtgacgtcatctgtaggcgacccgatacgatctggcagcccggTCACATCTGACACCGGCACCTGTCAGCAGTAATTTTCATCTGAATGCTTTATGCTTTAGACAACATTGGCTTAAAAAATGTccttaactttttttatttattttatttatttatttatttatttatttatttttggagggggggggggatctaaTTTATAGCTATGATGACATTTATTAAGAACACATTCCAACCCGTTCAGAACCAAACCCGGAAGTGATATGTAACTCATATATTTAGGAATATTTATGAATTGTGTCTTTTGGAATCAAAATCATCTGCTTTGTAAAAAGAACGTTTGTGTAACAatgaaaaaatcaaattaaaaaatgataTTGACCAAATTGTGACATAAGATGCTCCTGCCTTACACCAGCGATATTTATTACTATAATAAAAACCTGATGTGATTGAGAAaattggaaggaaaaaaaaagatgaggcaGATTAGTGGATCAGCGCAAAAATAATCCAGAAAAGATTACTTGCATGatctctgattaaaaaatgtagtataataaataataaatagtacTTTATAATGTTAGattttatatgtattattttgcatatttttttacagtgttaCAGAATGTCAAATCCTcttcaatcctgctttttacctcttaaaaatatatatatttttaaagataATAAGAAACTAGCAAACTTCATATTTGCCTCAGAAAAGTCCGcttagcttgatgctaacaaaAACGCCGCTGACATACTAACTGTGAGCGTCAAACACAAATGGTGCCGCAAAGCATGTAGACAGACACTTTAGATTTCGTGTCATG includes the following:
- the ap4s1 gene encoding AP-4 complex subunit sigma-1 isoform X2, with amino-acid sequence MITFVLMVNRQGQTRLCRYYQPVNTSRRTVLEADVVRACLSRSRDQCSFVEYKDLKVVFRQYAALYIVVGVTEDENELSIYELVQNFVEVLDKYFNRVSELDIMFNLDRVHIILDEMIQNGRIVETNKSNILAPLNALDKMGDG
- the ap4s1 gene encoding AP-4 complex subunit sigma-1 isoform X1, whose amino-acid sequence is MITFVLMVNRQGQTRLCRYYQPVNTSRRTVLEADVVRACLSRSRDQCSFVEYKDLKVVFRQYAALYIVVGVTEDENELSIYELVQNFVEVLDKYFNRVSELDVSLSIQTRQGAEKKKKKNCLYLDCASWQIMFNLDRVHIILDEMIQNGRIVETNKSNILAPLNALDKMGDG
- the ap4s1 gene encoding AP-4 complex subunit sigma-1 isoform X3 produces the protein MITFVLMVNRQGQTRLCRYYQPVNTSRRTVLEADVVRACLSRSRDQCSFVEYKDLKVVFRQYAALYIVVGVTEDENELSIYELVQNFVEVLDKYFNRVIMFNLDRVHIILDEMIQNGRIVETNKSNILAPLNALDKMGDG